The genomic stretch AATTTAGGTAATGTAGTAATTGTATCCCAAGCACCAGTTGGTAAACCTATCCAACTTGCTTCATGTACTTTTGATAAATCAACATCTCCCATAAAGTATGCAACAGCATATCCAATGGCAACTGAAATTAAAATTGGAACTAATCTAAAGAATGATTTTTTTAAGATACTAATAAATATCATAGTAGCAACAACAACTATTGCAATAATTAAACTATCTTTATCAAATGTATTATTGCTATAACCTGCGATACTTAATGCTACTGGGCTAAGTCTTAATCCAATAACCATTATTATTGGCCCTACCACAACTGGTGGGAAAAATGATTTTATTCTTTCAACCCCAAACTTTAAGATAACAAAAGACATAATGACATAAACAAGACCAGCAGATATAATACCACCTTTTAATATTGCTATACCTTGTTCTTTAAAAACTAAAGCAGTTGCTCCTATAAAAGCAAATGATGAACCTAAGAACACAGGTACTATTCCCTTTGTTACACTATGAAACATTAAAGTTCCAACCCCTGCACAAATAAGTGCTATTGATGGATTAAGTCCTGTTAAAAAAGGCACTAATACAGTTGCTCCGAACATTGCAAGTACATGTTGTATTCCTAATACTATCTTTGTTTGTAAACTAAGTTTTTCCATTTTCTTTCTTCCCTCTTTCTTTAACTTTTAAAAAAGGGATTAAAAAATCCCTTTTATTTTTTTATTTTTCATTTTTTAATTTTTCATAAAATTTTACTGGATCAATAATAAATCTTGTATGAGTTCCTGTTCCTACAACAACTCCATCTTCTAAAACTTGTACATCAAATACAAGTTTTTTTCTATCTATTACCTTTAAAACAGAAACTATTTTAACCGTTTTACCAACCAAAGTTCCTTTTAAATGTTTAATATTAACTTCTGTTCCAACTGTTGTCAATCCTTCTTCTAGTCCTTTTTGGGCTAAGTGTAAAGAAGCTTCTTCCATCCAAGGTATCATGAAAGGAGTAGCCAAAACTTCAACAGCTCCTGAAGCTGCTTTTGCTGCAGTATCATTCTCAGTTACAAGTTTTTCAACTTCTAATTTCATTCCAACTTCTAACATAAAAAATACCTCCTTTAAAATTTTATCTTAGTAATTTTATAATAAATAAGCATAAGTGTCAATTTTAATTTTCTTTAATTATACATAAAAGTGAACCTGATTTTATTGAAAGATTAGCTTTATTTTCAATAATAATATTACTTATGCATCTAGCTTCACCTTTTTTCATATCTAAGTTTTCAACATTATACTTAAAACCTTGTAAAGTTAATCCTTTTACTTCATCAGAAAATATTACAAAAGATATTTTTGTGTTTGTCATATTATTAAATTCATAGTCACTGTCAATTTTAAAAATTTTTTCTTTTTCAGAAATAAAAATTACATTGTTATACTTAGCTAATAAATTTATATTTGTAAGTTCATGCTCTATACTTCCACCCAAACCTGCAATACAATATATTACATCATATTTATTTTGAATTTCATTTAAAACTAATTCACTATCAGTATAATCTTTCTCAACTTTAAATTTTATAAATTTAACATTTTTTTCTTGATAAAATTCTTTTACATCATCTTGAATGGAATCTAAATCACCATAAACTTCTTTTGGTATTATATCTAATTCATTACAAATATTTGCACCACCATCAGCACAATAAATATCTCCCTTATTGTTTTCGATAAAATCTAAATAGAATTTTTTACTTCCTCTTAATTCTCCATTTAGAAATAAATAAGCAATTTTCATTAGTCATCATCCTTAGAAGTATCAACAACAATAAAAACTGGAATATGGTCTGAAATAATTTCTCTCATTAACTTAGGATTATCTCCTGAAAAATCTAATGCTCCACTTGAACCTGTGAATTCTTGAGAGTATTTTTGGCTAAAAAAGAAATTATCATAAGAGTTCGCTCTACCTTTAGTACCTATTGTAGTCTTAATAGCAGGATCTATTGCATAAGTAATTTTATCTGCATGTTTATATAGTGGTCTGAAAGACTCATCTAAGGCATATAAATTGAAATCTCCTGCTATAAAAATATCATTTTCTTTTTTGTCTTTATCTTGGAAATAATCATAAACATCAACCATTTTAAAGTTTTCTGCCTTTCTTTGTGCTTCATTATTTCCATAGATTGTATGAACTAAAACCAATGTAAAGTCAAAATTACCTATTTTAAATGTTGCACCATAAGGTTCTCTTAAAAGTGAACTTTTTCCATCTTTATAAAAGCCTTCAGATTTTATAAATTTAACCTTATCTTTTTTATAAACATAAGCAAAATATTCTTTATATTTAGATGAACCTACTCCAAATGGTGATATATGGTATTCCCATTTTTCATCACTTTGCTTATTAAGTTCATCAAGTAATTCTTCAACTCCATCTCTATTCATTACTTCAACTAAACCTACAATATCAAAACCTTGTAAAAGTTTAGCTGTTTGTGGTATATCTTTTTTTGAATCTCCTAATCTTAATATATTAAAACTTGCTATATATCCTTCATTTGAAGAATTAGAAGCTAAACTTAAAATAGATAAAGTAAAAAATAATACAGACATAATCAATAATAGAAATTTTCTTTTTTTCATTTATTACACTCCTTATAATAACAAAATTTATAGGGATATTATACTGTGTTTTTACTATTTTTAGAAGATATAATTTAAAATAAAATATATTTTTAAATAAAGTCAACTAAAAAAAGCTACATTTTTTAAAAAAAATATGTTAAAATCTGTTAGTAAAAAAGTTAGTAGGTGAGATAAAAATGATTGCAGCTTTTTTTGATATAGATGGAACAATTTATAGAAATGCTTTACTTATTGAGCACTTTAAAAAATTGATAAAGTATGAACTTTTTGATGATATGCAATATAGATTAAAAGTTGAAGAAGCATATAATCTATGGGACACAAGAAAAGGTGATTATGATGATTATTTACTTGATTTAACACAACTATATGTTGTTGCAATAAAAGGTTTGCCTGTAAAATATAATGACTTTATATCTGATCAAGTTTTACTTTTAAAAGGCAATAGAGTTTATACATATACTAGACAAATGATTGAATGGCATAAAAAGATGGGGCATAAAGTATTTTTTATATCAGGTAGTCCAGCATTTTTAGTTTCAAGAATGGCTAAGAAAATGGGAGTTGATGATTTTTGTGGTTCTATTTATGAAATAGATGAAGAAACTCAAACATTCTCAGGAAAAATTCTAAAACCTATGTGGGATTCTATTCATAAACAAGAAGCAATAGAAGATTTTATAAAAAAATATAATATTGAACTGGAAAAAAGTTATGCTTATGGAGATACTAATGGAGATTTTTCAATGTTATCTCTGGTTGGAAATCCAAGAGCAATAAATCCTAGTAAGGAACTTATCACAAGAATAAAAAATGATGAGATTTTAAAATCTAAAACACAAATTATAATTGAAAGAAAAAATGTTATTTACAAATTAAATTCAGAAGTTGAATTAATTGAATTTTAAAATATAAAATAATAAACAATGAGGAGATTACAAAATGAAAATTAAAAATGAAGTTAGATATGCTTTACAAATTATATATTATCTTACTTTACATAGAGATAAAGATATTATTTCATCAAATGAAATATCTGCTGAGGAGAATATACCTAGGTTATTTTGTTTGCGTATAATCAAAAAACTAGAAAAAGCAGGAGTTGTTAAGATATTTAGAGGTGCAAAAGGTGGCTATGTTTTAACAAGAGATCCTAAAAGACTTACCTTTAGAGATATTATAGAAATTATAGATGATGATATCGTATTACAACCTTGCATAGATAGTTCAACTATTTGCTCTACTAGAGGTGCAGATTGTACTATAAGACATGCATTGAAGAAAATTCAAGATGATTTACTAGATGATTTTGATAAAATTAATTTCTATGATTTAGTTGAAAATAATGTTAGTTTACAAATTTAGTTATAAAGGTACTCAAATGAGTACCTTTTATCTTTATCAATTATTTTTTTCTCTTAATACCTTCTACATTACTTTCAGGTAAATTATCCATAGAAAGAACTAATTTAGGATAGTTATCTTTCATAGATTTTAAAGGTGAAAACTCTCTTTCAGTAGTTTTAATAAATAAACAAGCTATAAATATAAATTTCTTTTAATCATATTAGCAACTCAAAATAAAAAGATATATAAGAATTTATATATCTTTTTCTTAAGTTTTTCAACTCATACAAGAAACTTTTTATAATTTTATTATTATTTTCTTTTATGAAAGAAAAATAGTAACTTATTTTGCTATAGTTATTTTCTTTGATTTTATTGACAAGTATAAAAATAAAATACTTAGTATCATATGAATTAGTATTCCTATACCAAACATATAGCATATGAAGTTAATGCTTGGAATAAAAAAATTAATTTTTACTAAATAATAAACTATTGGATAATATATTAAATTTACAATAAGTGAGATATAAAATAAGTATTTTGATTGATTTTGTGCTATAAAAATATTATCAATTACTAAACTAATCATATAAAACAAATAAAAAATTGTTGAAACTTTTATTATTGAAGTTATAAGTGTAAAGTCCTTTAATTGCATAATATTTTTTAAGAAACTATTAGAGAATATTAAGTAAATTAAAAATAGAATAAAATTTATAATAATAACTTTTGAAAAATATTTTACTTTATAATTTGTTAAAATATTAGCTTCTTTTTTTATGATATCAGCAAGTGACATTACTGGAATTAATAAAAATCCCCATATAACATTATTAGCCACCCAATAATTTCCCTGTTCATTAACAGAAGTAATCATTTTTCCAACAATAAGAACATATATTAAATTATCAAGTATTATTTGTAAGCCAATAAAACTTCCACCATAAAAATAATCTTTAATTAATAATTTATCAAATTTTAAACTAAATTCAGGAAATAATTTTTCTTTATATAGAACAATTAAACAAAATATCAATATTAAAAAATTTACTAGAATATTAGAAATAGCAACTCCATTAACTTGGAATTTTGGTATTAAATATAAATCTCCAAATATTATAAAAATAGTTCTTAATAAACAAGAAACATAAAAATATTTAGCTTTATTTATAAATATAAGAATAACCATAAAAAAATTAATAAAATTATTTATTATAAATGCTATTGTTTCAAGATTCAAATATGTAGTGACTTCTGAAATATTGCAATCTGTCATATTAATTACTATTAATTTACAATATATTAAGATAAAAATTGAAAATAAAATATAAATAAAATTAGAAATAATAAAAGTTTTCCCAATTACAGCTTTAAATTCATTTTTTCTTTTATTAAATATTTAATATAAAGGAAAAATTAAGGCAGTTTGTAAAACTTCATTAAATAAATCAAACCATTCTATATGTCCATCAATGGACAAGGCATTTGTATTAGGAATATTTGAAATAAGTCTTGTTCTTATAATTGAATATATAAAAGTAACAAGTCCTAATACAACTAAACTAAAATAAGTAGATGTCCTTAATTTATCATTTCTTTCCATTTTTCCCCCCAAATAGAATATAAGATAATTTCTTTTTCATTTTCACTATAATTTTCTAATTCTTTTATTAGTAATTTTTTATTTTTTTCATTTTTCACTAATTCAGCTAAATTTCCAAATATTATATCAAATTGTCCAGATAGAAAGCCTTTAAGAATTAAAGGTAATGATTTTTGATTAACTCCATATCTATCAATAAAAGCTTTGATAAAATATTGATGTACTAATTGATACTTATCATTAAGTTTTAAATAATACTCTTCAAGTAAAGGAAAATATTTTTCATCATATAAAGCTAAACCAAAAACTGCATAGCTTCCAGATAAAGCTCTCTTATCTTCATCATCTTCTATATCTCGATAAAATTCAAATTTTTTCATTGCTGTTTTTGCATAAATTTCTAATTTATTATATAGTTCTGGAAAATCTAAAATTCTTCTAAAAAATCTATGAGTAGAAGATTTTACAAGTTCTTCTATCTTTAAAAATTCTTTTTTAGATTTTGAAGAAAATTCAACTGAGTAACTGCAAGGAAAACCTTTATTTAATAGATTTATAATAAAATTTAAAGCTTTTTCATAAGATTTAGCTATTTTTATATTTATTATTGCAAGTACATCATTAGCTTTACATTCTAAATTCTCATCTTTATAATAAACTAATTCATCTATTAAAGTACCCGTCCCCTTTTCTAAATATTGTTTAGCTTTTTGAGAATGATATTTATTCATAGCATTTTTTAAATCTTCATAAGCATATTTGGTATCATCTTTATACTTACTATATTTTAACTGAAATAATGCCTTATAAATATATAAATCTATTTGCTCTTTTGTAACTTTTTTAGATTCTAGTTTAAGAAAAGTATTTTTAGTCCACTCTTCTAAAAATAAGATAGTATTATACTTAAAATCACTTTCAATTTCTCTATTTTTAGCTGAGTTCATTACTTGTAAAATTTTCTCTATAAGTTCAATTATATATTTTTCTGAATATCCCATTAAGTTAAAATCTAAGAAATTTCTACAAAAAATATAACACTCTCTATGATCTTTAATAAGTTTATTTTCTTCTAGAAAAATTTCTTTAATATATTTATTCATTTTAAATTTTAATTCTTCTTTTCTTTCTTTATCTTCAATATAAAATTCATATTTATAAGTCCTATCTTCTAATAAATCTTGCTTATCTACAAATTCGAGAGTTAATAAAATTTTATAACGAAATAAAAAACTATCTTTATACCTAAAAAATATTTTCTCAAATCTTGATTTTATTTCTGGTACTATTTCTTTTACAAAATCATCTTTTTTTATTTCATTTAACTCTTCACAAACTATTTTTAAATCAGATCTAGTTATCCAATTAAAATTATGACTAAAATAATTTATTTCTTCCTTTTTAAAAACAATTCTTAAATAGTCATTATAACCTTCTTGTATTGCAGAACATGAATAAGGTTTTTCATTAGGATGGTGTTTATATTCATTTTCAATTACTTTATCAAGTCCTTTAAAAGTAGTATTTATAACTTTTTCTTTTAAAGTGTTATCCATAGGACTTCTCCTTTATAGAATGTTTATTGAAATCTTTCTAAAGCTTTTTTGAAATTATTTGAAGCAAGTGATCCAAAAGCAAATTTCATAGCTCTATAATTTTCTTTTTTACCATTTGAATGAGTAAGAATTAGTTTTCCATATAAAAATAACCCTTTTTTCATTTGAATATTTACATCATTTAATGAATAATGTTTTATTTTATTTTTATCAGGGTCACCCTTCATAAGAGTTGCACCTATAACAAAAAACTCTTTGTCATTATATGCTAAAAAAACTTGTTTTGGTATAAAAGTTATTAAACTACCTAAAAAACCTGGAACTAATTGTGCTATCAAAACATCTTCCTCTGAAATTTTATACCCTTCTTCTCTTAAAACTTCTACTACTTTTTCTTCTTTTTTCATTTTTTTCCCTCCTTTTATAATTTTATGCCAATATTTTATCAAAACTTTTATATAAAATCTAATCATTATTTAAACTATTCTTTAAAAATTTTTTTCCATTTATTTCCCCAGATAGAATATAAAATATTTTCTTTCTCATATTTATCATAATTTTCTAGTTCCTTTGCTAAAAGTTTTTTATTTTCCCCATCTTCCATTAATTTTGC from Fusobacterium hwasookii encodes the following:
- a CDS encoding DUF6138 family protein, giving the protein MDNTLKEKVINTTFKGLDKVIENEYKHHPNEKPYSCSAIQEGYNDYLRIVFKKEEINYFSHNFNWITRSDLKIVCEELNEIKKDDFVKEIVPEIKSRFEKIFFRYKDSFLFRYKILLTLEFVDKQDLLEDRTYKYEFYIEDKERKEELKFKMNKYIKEIFLEENKLIKDHRECYIFCRNFLDFNLMGYSEKYIIELIEKILQVMNSAKNREIESDFKYNTILFLEEWTKNTFLKLESKKVTKEQIDLYIYKALFQLKYSKYKDDTKYAYEDLKNAMNKYHSQKAKQYLEKGTGTLIDELVYYKDENLECKANDVLAIINIKIAKSYEKALNFIINLLNKGFPCSYSVEFSSKSKKEFLKIEELVKSSTHRFFRRILDFPELYNKLEIYAKTAMKKFEFYRDIEDDEDKRALSGSYAVFGLALYDEKYFPLLEEYYLKLNDKYQLVHQYFIKAFIDRYGVNQKSLPLILKGFLSGQFDIIFGNLAELVKNEKNKKLLIKELENYSENEKEIILYSIWGEKWKEMIN
- a CDS encoding thioesterase family protein, whose product is MLEVGMKLEVEKLVTENDTAAKAASGAVEVLATPFMIPWMEEASLHLAQKGLEEGLTTVGTEVNIKHLKGTLVGKTVKIVSVLKVIDRKKLVFDVQVLEDGVVVGTGTHTRFIIDPVKFYEKLKNEK
- a CDS encoding HAD family hydrolase, whose translation is MIAAFFDIDGTIYRNALLIEHFKKLIKYELFDDMQYRLKVEEAYNLWDTRKGDYDDYLLDLTQLYVVAIKGLPVKYNDFISDQVLLLKGNRVYTYTRQMIEWHKKMGHKVFFISGSPAFLVSRMAKKMGVDDFCGSIYEIDEETQTFSGKILKPMWDSIHKQEAIEDFIKKYNIELEKSYAYGDTNGDFSMLSLVGNPRAINPSKELITRIKNDEILKSKTQIIIERKNVIYKLNSEVELIEF
- a CDS encoding sodium transporter; this translates as MTDCNISEVTTYLNLETIAFIINNFINFFMVILIFINKAKYFYVSCLLRTIFIIFGDLYLIPKFQVNGVAISNILVNFLILIFCLIVLYKEKLFPEFSLKFDKLLIKDYFYGGSFIGLQIILDNLIYVLIVGKMITSVNEQGNYWVANNVIWGFLLIPVMSLADIIKKEANILTNYKVKYFSKVIIINFILFLIYLIFSNSFLKNIMQLKDFTLITSIIKVSTIFYLFYMISLVIDNIFIAQNQSKYLFYISLIVNLIYYPIVYYLVKINFFIPSINFICYMFGIGILIHMILSILFLYLSIKSKKITIAK
- a CDS encoding thiamine diphosphokinase, yielding MKIAYLFLNGELRGSKKFYLDFIENNKGDIYCADGGANICNELDIIPKEVYGDLDSIQDDVKEFYQEKNVKFIKFKVEKDYTDSELVLNEIQNKYDVIYCIAGLGGSIEHELTNINLLAKYNNVIFISEKEKIFKIDSDYEFNNMTNTKISFVIFSDEVKGLTLQGFKYNVENLDMKKGEARCISNIIIENKANLSIKSGSLLCIIKEN
- a CDS encoding uracil-xanthine permease family protein translates to MEKLSLQTKIVLGIQHVLAMFGATVLVPFLTGLNPSIALICAGVGTLMFHSVTKGIVPVFLGSSFAFIGATALVFKEQGIAILKGGIISAGLVYVIMSFVILKFGVERIKSFFPPVVVGPIIMVIGLRLSPVALSIAGYSNNTFDKDSLIIAIVVVATMIFISILKKSFFRLVPILISVAIGYAVAYFMGDVDLSKVHEASWIGLPTGAWDTITTLPKFTFTGVIALAPIALVVFIEHIGDITTNGAVVGKDFFKDPGVHRTLLGDGIATMAAGLLGGPANTTYGENTGVLAVTKVYDPAILRIAACFAIVLGLIGKFGVILQTIPQPVMGGVSIILFGMIAAVGVRTIVEAQLDFTHSRNLIIAALIFVLGIAIGDITIWGTISVSGLALAALVGIVLNKVLPEDK
- a CDS encoding Rrf2 family transcriptional regulator, with product MKIKNEVRYALQIIYYLTLHRDKDIISSNEISAEENIPRLFCLRIIKKLEKAGVVKIFRGAKGGYVLTRDPKRLTFRDIIEIIDDDIVLQPCIDSSTICSTRGADCTIRHALKKIQDDLLDDFDKINFYDLVENNVSLQI
- a CDS encoding endonuclease/exonuclease/phosphatase family protein, which gives rise to MKKRKFLLLIMSVLFFTLSILSLASNSSNEGYIASFNILRLGDSKKDIPQTAKLLQGFDIVGLVEVMNRDGVEELLDELNKQSDEKWEYHISPFGVGSSKYKEYFAYVYKKDKVKFIKSEGFYKDGKSSLLREPYGATFKIGNFDFTLVLVHTIYGNNEAQRKAENFKMVDVYDYFQDKDKKENDIFIAGDFNLYALDESFRPLYKHADKITYAIDPAIKTTIGTKGRANSYDNFFFSQKYSQEFTGSSGALDFSGDNPKLMREIISDHIPVFIVVDTSKDDD